One stretch of Paenibacillus sp. FSL R5-0341 DNA includes these proteins:
- a CDS encoding Ger(x)C family spore germination protein: MIPFRMLLRVVSALCILLTLSGCWSSREIEDLSLYVGLGIDVGKETEFEKDIAAQGGSYPKKNYLTATVQIAPGYSNSQSSQQSGSPSSGKTSYANEQLSGDSLLQIFRQFALRRDRPLIGHHLKVIVVSKDIAKKYGLDQLLDFVLRDNDIRPNCLVLISHRRAVDVLTSQDPSRIPAFYLTGITNNSYISNKILDPVLLSKLDAQMQSGSSFLLQNVLNSDGEDKFSGGSIFDGKTTKFIGELSQTDLEGLSWLNPQKKGGVLKTHNKEGFTVLYEMKKKKVKITPKVVGNDISFHVKTESEGWLMEDWRAPEEEEKGAYLRELEKEFAELAEQQIRQVLYKLQHTYKVDVADFRDSLRIKEPKTWKKIKDDWDQIFSTVPITYDVKITITNPGSSTE, from the coding sequence ATGATTCCATTCCGTATGCTCTTACGTGTAGTCTCTGCCTTGTGTATTCTGTTAACGCTATCCGGATGCTGGAGTAGCCGAGAAATAGAGGATCTAAGTCTCTATGTTGGTCTTGGAATCGATGTCGGCAAAGAGACTGAATTCGAGAAAGACATCGCTGCTCAGGGAGGCTCATATCCCAAGAAGAACTATTTGACTGCTACGGTGCAGATCGCTCCGGGCTACTCCAACAGTCAATCGAGTCAGCAATCCGGTTCGCCTTCTTCCGGCAAAACATCCTATGCCAATGAACAGCTTTCCGGAGACTCCTTGTTGCAAATCTTCCGCCAGTTTGCGTTAAGGCGGGATCGGCCTCTCATAGGACATCATCTGAAGGTAATCGTCGTTTCCAAGGATATTGCTAAAAAATATGGTTTGGACCAACTGCTTGATTTTGTTCTTCGAGATAATGATATTCGCCCCAACTGTCTGGTGTTAATTAGTCATCGTCGTGCAGTGGATGTGCTGACATCACAGGACCCTTCACGAATACCAGCATTTTATCTCACAGGCATTACGAACAATTCTTATATATCCAATAAAATACTTGATCCGGTTCTGCTATCTAAGTTAGACGCTCAAATGCAGTCCGGATCGAGCTTCCTGCTCCAGAATGTATTAAACTCCGATGGGGAGGACAAGTTCTCAGGGGGCAGCATCTTTGATGGAAAAACAACCAAGTTCATCGGGGAACTTAGTCAAACGGATTTGGAAGGATTATCATGGCTCAATCCCCAAAAAAAGGGGGGCGTCTTAAAAACACACAACAAAGAAGGGTTCACTGTGTTATACGAAATGAAGAAGAAAAAAGTGAAAATCACCCCAAAGGTGGTGGGGAATGATATTTCATTCCATGTAAAGACTGAATCTGAAGGCTGGCTGATGGAGGATTGGCGTGCTCCTGAGGAAGAGGAAAAAGGTGCTTACCTCAGAGAACTGGAAAAGGAATTTGCTGAACTGGCTGAACAACAGATTCGACAGGTGTTATATAAACTCCAGCATACCTATAAAGTGGATGTTGCGGATTTTCGGGATAGCTTGCGTATCAAAGAGCCCAAAACATGGAAGAAAATCAAAGATGATTGGGACCAAATCTTCAGCACCGTGCCGATTACGTATGATGTGAAGATCACCATCACCAATCCGGGGTCTTCCACCGAATAG
- a CDS encoding EAL domain-containing protein, whose protein sequence is MEHTLEHSIQHGMVSHDNVLVLISYLIAVAASYNVLDLTSRINKASGRNRWLWLSFGAMVMGMGIWSMHFVGMMAMSLPFPVSYDLVIVLISVAVAIVASFVALLVVSRQRLPLLQLLGGACLFALGIVLMHYIGMYAMQVEIRYDPMYVMLSIMIACAASITALWLSLYFLKSDTRHDVWKKVGSALIMGGAIAGMHYTGMMAAHIESDMRPNRVISSLNTILDQKRLAYFISMGTLFTLGLSLVGLYISRLFSKQESEKQENEKWYKSLYEHNQDGIISIDLHMRIVGINPAAARIGGIKEKQLKDQSVSALLTMVVEEDRERIRHMFGRATDGEEMKYETVIYSTNQERVELGVVLAPVIVDKQVVGNYIIMKDITDEKRVKVRNYHLAFHDELTGLPNRRMFNQRLSETIESHRYEQKQFAVMVLDLDRFKVINDSLGHIYGDLFLQEMSRRIKDKLNGEDVTLARMGGDEFAILVHQYTSLGDITRLAERIIQAIAKPCYLKESEFYVTGSIGIAVFPDHGQDTVELLQHADTAMYEVKKNGKNGYQFFSAELHHELQERMVLENDLRKALDRGEFVLHYQPQIQTSEVSMIGVEALVRWNHPTRGLLYPGTFISVAEETGMIIELGNRVLREACFQMRNWHDAGGPLIPVSVNLSSQQFHQSNLVEQVRQILVETGLSPQYLELEITESMMMDAIASIEILNQLTELGIRISLDDFGTGYSSFSYLKMFPIHKVKIDRSFIQDIAVNHSDRAIVSTMITMAKQLNMDVIAEGIETKGQLDILTEQDCNEVQGYYYSKPLPADEVEQIFFLPQRSGNVLTF, encoded by the coding sequence ATGGAACATACCTTGGAACACAGTATTCAACATGGCATGGTTTCACATGATAACGTACTTGTCCTGATTTCATATTTGATTGCTGTTGCGGCTTCTTATAACGTTCTGGACCTCACCAGCAGAATTAACAAAGCCAGCGGCAGAAATCGTTGGTTATGGCTATCTTTTGGCGCAATGGTCATGGGTATGGGCATCTGGTCCATGCATTTCGTTGGCATGATGGCGATGTCACTACCATTTCCCGTCTCTTATGATCTTGTCATTGTGCTGATTTCTGTAGCTGTAGCCATTGTGGCATCTTTTGTGGCGCTGCTTGTAGTCTCCCGACAGAGGCTGCCACTGTTACAGTTATTGGGTGGCGCCTGTCTGTTTGCGCTCGGTATCGTGTTGATGCATTATATCGGGATGTATGCGATGCAGGTGGAGATTCGGTACGATCCTATGTATGTCATGTTATCGATAATGATTGCATGCGCGGCTTCAATTACAGCACTGTGGTTATCGTTATATTTTCTTAAATCGGATACACGTCATGATGTTTGGAAAAAGGTTGGAAGTGCCCTCATCATGGGAGGGGCTATTGCGGGTATGCATTATACAGGCATGATGGCAGCGCACATCGAATCGGATATGCGTCCGAACCGGGTGATATCTTCGCTAAACACAATTCTCGACCAGAAGCGTCTAGCCTATTTTATTTCCATGGGTACGTTATTTACGCTGGGATTGTCGCTTGTTGGTTTGTACATATCAAGACTGTTTTCCAAACAGGAGTCGGAGAAACAAGAGAATGAAAAATGGTATAAATCGCTCTATGAGCATAATCAGGATGGTATTATTTCCATCGATCTTCACATGCGAATTGTCGGGATTAATCCGGCAGCAGCCCGAATTGGTGGTATTAAGGAAAAGCAATTAAAGGATCAATCCGTAAGTGCTCTATTAACCATGGTTGTGGAGGAGGATCGGGAGCGCATCAGGCATATGTTCGGACGTGCTACGGATGGTGAAGAGATGAAGTACGAGACCGTCATCTATAGCACCAATCAGGAACGGGTTGAACTTGGCGTTGTGCTCGCACCCGTCATTGTAGATAAACAGGTCGTGGGAAATTACATCATTATGAAGGACATCACGGACGAAAAGCGCGTAAAGGTGAGAAACTATCATCTGGCTTTTCATGATGAGTTGACTGGACTGCCCAATCGTAGAATGTTTAATCAGAGGTTATCGGAAACGATTGAATCGCATCGTTATGAGCAAAAGCAGTTTGCCGTCATGGTCCTTGATCTTGACCGATTCAAAGTTATTAATGACTCTCTTGGACACATCTATGGAGATCTGTTTCTTCAGGAGATGAGCCGACGGATTAAGGATAAACTGAATGGCGAGGATGTAACGCTTGCCCGAATGGGTGGAGATGAGTTTGCGATTCTTGTTCATCAGTACACTAGTCTTGGAGACATCACCCGCTTGGCTGAACGCATTATTCAGGCGATTGCGAAGCCTTGTTATCTAAAAGAGAGCGAGTTCTATGTTACGGGCAGCATTGGGATCGCCGTATTTCCGGACCATGGGCAAGATACTGTAGAGTTGCTGCAGCATGCAGATACGGCCATGTATGAAGTGAAGAAGAATGGCAAGAACGGATATCAGTTCTTCTCTGCCGAATTGCATCACGAGTTGCAGGAACGAATGGTTCTGGAGAATGACCTTAGAAAAGCATTGGATCGAGGGGAATTTGTGTTACATTACCAACCTCAGATTCAGACAAGTGAAGTCAGCATGATTGGTGTCGAAGCCTTGGTACGATGGAATCATCCGACCCGTGGATTATTGTATCCAGGCACGTTCATCTCGGTTGCAGAAGAGACGGGCATGATTATTGAGCTAGGTAACCGGGTGCTCCGCGAAGCTTGTTTTCAGATGCGGAATTGGCATGATGCAGGGGGGCCTTTGATTCCAGTGTCGGTGAACCTGTCCTCTCAGCAATTTCATCAATCCAATCTGGTGGAACAGGTTCGTCAGATTCTAGTTGAGACGGGTTTGAGCCCGCAGTATCTGGAATTGGAAATCACGGAAAGCATGATGATGGATGCGATCGCTTCCATTGAAATACTCAATCAATTAACCGAGCTTGGAATCCGGATCAGCCTGGACGATTTTGGAACAGGGTACAGTTCCTTTAGTTATCTAAAAATGTTCCCGATTCACAAAGTGAAAATTGACCGCTCTTTTATTCAGGACATTGCGGTTAATCATAGCGATAGAGCCATTGTTTCGACTATGATTACAATGGCGAAACAATTGAATATGGATGTTATTGCAGAAGGCATTGAAACGAAGGGACAACTGGATATTCTGACCGAACAGGATTGCAATGAAGTGCAGGGGTACTACTACAGCAAGCCATTGCCAGCGGATGAGGTGGAGCAGATTTTCTTTTTGCCCCAGAGGTCGGGTAACGTATTGACGTTCTGA
- a CDS encoding GerAB/ArcD/ProY family transporter has translation MNGSQQKITTTQAVVIIVNYMLGAGILTLPRTTSKAVGTPDVWISIILSGLIITGVGIILVTLCRRFPGKTVFQFTREITGSWIAYILGGAMIMYFMVIAAFEIRVMADVTGMYLLERTPTWAIVMVFMWIGIYLISGGLSVIVRVFEIILPITIIIFVIEILLSNQLFEIGNLRPVLGDGIMPVFKGLKPSLLSYTGYEVMLIMTAYMKNPKKSNKAMSWGILISTIIYLITVVMVIGSLSLDGIKTRTWPTLDLVRSFEIQGLIFERFESLLLVIWIMQIFSTTAITHYCASVGIRDLFRSKKIKGIMYGLLPFIYLTAMMPKTVDDTFALGDMLGNASVFLFGILPLVLLFISLIRKKGGKHA, from the coding sequence GTGAATGGCTCCCAACAAAAGATAACCACGACACAGGCCGTTGTAATTATTGTCAATTACATGCTTGGCGCCGGGATATTGACGTTACCACGAACGACCAGCAAAGCTGTCGGAACACCGGATGTCTGGATATCCATTATTCTGTCTGGGCTAATTATCACGGGCGTCGGCATTATTTTGGTTACCCTGTGTCGAAGATTTCCGGGGAAAACCGTGTTCCAGTTCACCCGTGAAATTACGGGGAGCTGGATCGCTTACATACTGGGCGGTGCCATGATTATGTATTTTATGGTGATTGCTGCATTTGAAATTAGAGTTATGGCTGATGTAACCGGAATGTATCTACTCGAACGTACTCCCACCTGGGCAATTGTCATGGTCTTTATGTGGATCGGTATATATTTGATTTCAGGAGGGCTTAGCGTCATTGTACGCGTGTTTGAGATCATTTTGCCGATTACGATCATTATATTTGTCATTGAAATTCTACTGAGTAACCAGCTATTCGAGATTGGTAATCTGAGACCTGTGCTCGGAGATGGCATTATGCCTGTTTTCAAAGGACTGAAGCCTTCACTACTGTCATATACGGGATATGAGGTGATGTTAATCATGACTGCTTATATGAAAAACCCGAAGAAGAGCAATAAGGCGATGAGCTGGGGCATACTCATATCCACTATTATTTATTTGATCACGGTAGTAATGGTCATAGGCAGTTTATCGCTCGATGGGATCAAAACTCGAACCTGGCCAACGCTGGATTTGGTAAGAAGCTTTGAGATTCAGGGTCTGATATTTGAGCGATTTGAGTCTTTATTGCTTGTTATCTGGATTATGCAAATTTTCTCGACCACAGCAATTACACATTACTGTGCTTCGGTGGGCATTCGTGATTTGTTTCGTTCCAAAAAAATCAAAGGCATCATGTACGGTCTACTTCCGTTCATTTATTTGACGGCAATGATGCCTAAAACGGTGGACGATACCTTTGCACTTGGGGATATGCTGGGCAATGCATCTGTATTTTTATTTGGCATTTTACCTCTGGTGTTACTGTTCATAAGTCTGATTCGCAAAAAAGGGGGCAAGCATGCATGA
- a CDS encoding spore germination protein, whose protein sequence is MWSTIVSYVPDRSIWIQAVLVFIIPIGITLTMRWINAAIKRGSFSRTKRPSISSKDISPAAAGKGQGTETGQYANIKLTDKYNTNLTSVKESFGLNADVHIREFTIRGTNTLAAVVYTEGLVDQDLIDDHLITPLMLEGVPLLKQEGFLHPDNAHLLSAYLQDQLLPVSLVEETKSLQELAVGVLFGKNALLVDGLPGALLIGAHKIKTRGMNEPLSEGLLRGPRIGFTEQLSDNTGILRRYGSDQSLFIKKYEVGSRIKKDLAIAYIQDIADPNLVAEVCKRIEEMDMDSMLESGYVEQLIEDSTLSPFQQVLNTERPDRVIGALLEGRVAILLDGTPFVLVVPVTFSMLLQSPEDYYERWIPGTFLRMLRFMAAMLALLAPALYISFISFHPGLIPTKLVLTIIETRTGVPFPSIIEVLIMELSIEILREAGIRLPKPIAPAMGIVGGLIIGQAAVQAGIISQFLVIVVAVTAISSFTIPVYSAGLTLRILRFAAMFSAAILGLYGVVMFFLLVCTHLARLSSFGVPYVAPAVPYHLNDWKDFVIRAPLNMMRMRPDMTNPIDKDRKE, encoded by the coding sequence ATGTGGTCAACAATTGTGTCCTACGTGCCGGATAGGTCCATATGGATTCAGGCAGTTTTGGTCTTTATCATTCCGATTGGCATTACCTTGACCATGCGCTGGATCAATGCCGCCATTAAGCGTGGCAGCTTCTCTCGCACGAAGCGACCTTCCATATCTTCGAAGGATATTTCACCAGCAGCCGCAGGGAAGGGCCAAGGTACTGAGACAGGTCAATATGCCAATATTAAATTAACCGATAAGTACAATACAAATCTAACTAGCGTAAAAGAAAGCTTTGGACTCAATGCAGACGTGCATATTAGGGAATTTACCATTAGGGGGACCAATACACTGGCTGCGGTCGTATATACCGAGGGCTTAGTAGATCAGGACTTGATTGATGATCATTTGATTACACCGTTAATGTTAGAAGGTGTTCCTTTACTCAAGCAAGAGGGTTTTCTTCATCCAGACAACGCACACTTACTGTCAGCATACCTGCAAGATCAATTACTGCCTGTCAGTCTGGTTGAGGAAACCAAGTCCCTTCAAGAGCTCGCAGTTGGCGTGTTGTTTGGGAAGAATGCACTGTTGGTTGATGGTTTGCCAGGTGCTTTATTGATTGGAGCACATAAGATCAAAACACGAGGTATGAATGAACCGTTGTCAGAGGGGCTACTTCGTGGACCGCGTATCGGTTTTACAGAGCAGTTAAGCGATAACACAGGCATTTTGCGTCGGTATGGAAGTGATCAAAGCCTATTTATTAAGAAGTATGAAGTGGGTTCACGGATCAAAAAAGATTTGGCGATAGCCTATATTCAGGATATTGCCGACCCTAATCTCGTGGCTGAAGTCTGCAAGCGAATTGAAGAGATGGATATGGATTCGATGCTGGAATCTGGTTATGTGGAACAACTCATTGAAGACAGTACACTGAGTCCTTTTCAGCAGGTACTGAATACGGAAAGACCTGACCGGGTCATCGGCGCATTGCTGGAAGGTCGGGTGGCTATTTTATTGGATGGAACACCATTTGTGCTGGTTGTACCGGTGACCTTCAGCATGTTGCTCCAATCTCCCGAGGATTATTATGAACGCTGGATTCCCGGAACCTTTTTGCGAATGCTGCGTTTTATGGCCGCCATGCTGGCATTGCTTGCTCCTGCACTGTATATCTCGTTTATCTCGTTCCATCCAGGACTTATTCCGACCAAGCTGGTATTGACGATTATTGAAACGCGTACGGGAGTACCGTTTCCTTCGATTATTGAAGTACTGATCATGGAACTTTCGATTGAGATTCTGAGGGAGGCAGGGATACGGCTACCTAAGCCGATTGCGCCTGCGATGGGGATCGTCGGAGGTTTGATTATTGGCCAAGCAGCGGTACAGGCGGGTATCATAAGTCAATTCCTGGTCATTGTCGTTGCGGTTACAGCCATCTCATCCTTTACGATTCCTGTCTATAGTGCCGGGTTAACGCTGCGGATTCTGCGATTTGCCGCCATGTTTAGTGCAGCTATTCTCGGACTGTATGGCGTGGTTATGTTCTTCCTGCTTGTATGTACACATCTGGCTCGACTCTCGAGCTTTGGCGTGCCATATGTTGCCCCAGCGGTTCCTTATCACTTGAATGATTGGAAGGATTTTGTTATCCGTGCTCCGTTAAACATGATGAGAATGCGTCCCGATATGACTAATCCAATCGACAAGGACCGAAAAGAATAA
- the mmuP gene encoding S-methylmethionine permease has product MENNNDKGHFQRKMQARHVVMLSLGGVIGTGLFLSSGYTIQQAGPLGTILSYLIGAIVVYLVMLCLGELSVHMPETGAFHSYAAKYIGPATGYTVAWLYWLTWTVALGSEFTAAGLLMQRWFPSVNVWIWSALFALMIFLFNALTVKLFAESEFWFSSVKVVTIVIFILIGGAAMFGIIPMADSEPAPFLSNITASGWFPHGATAILMTMLAVNFAFSGTELIGIAAGETENPEKTIPKAIHTTLWRLVIFFIGTIVILSALLPMSDASVLESPFVAVMERVGVPYAADIMNFVILTAILSAANSGLYASSRMLWSLADKKTISPWFAKLTKRGVPLNALLISMVGGALALLSSIIAPGTVYITLVSISGLAVVAVWMSISASQYMFRRQYIREGHAVKDLVYRTPLYPVVPIVSFILCLASCIGIAFDPTQRIALYCGVPFIAVCYAAYYLTERANKKRGQVHDASKTD; this is encoded by the coding sequence ATGGAGAACAACAACGACAAAGGGCATTTTCAGCGGAAAATGCAGGCACGGCATGTGGTCATGCTCTCTCTCGGAGGAGTCATTGGAACGGGATTATTCCTCAGCTCCGGTTATACGATTCAGCAGGCGGGACCACTGGGAACCATTCTGTCCTACCTGATCGGAGCGATCGTCGTATATCTGGTGATGCTCTGTCTGGGTGAACTATCTGTTCATATGCCGGAGACGGGAGCATTTCATAGTTATGCAGCTAAATATATCGGACCAGCAACCGGCTACACAGTGGCTTGGTTGTACTGGTTAACCTGGACTGTTGCGCTTGGCTCCGAATTTACAGCCGCCGGACTGCTGATGCAGCGCTGGTTCCCATCGGTAAACGTATGGATATGGAGCGCGCTCTTTGCACTAATGATCTTCCTGTTCAATGCATTGACGGTGAAATTGTTTGCGGAATCCGAGTTCTGGTTCTCCTCTGTAAAAGTAGTGACCATCGTAATCTTCATTCTAATCGGTGGCGCAGCCATGTTCGGCATTATTCCGATGGCAGACTCTGAACCGGCTCCATTCCTATCGAATATTACGGCATCCGGATGGTTCCCTCATGGGGCTACAGCGATATTGATGACCATGCTTGCAGTAAACTTTGCATTCTCGGGCACCGAGTTAATCGGGATTGCCGCAGGGGAGACGGAAAATCCGGAAAAGACGATACCCAAAGCGATTCATACGACGCTGTGGCGCTTGGTTATTTTCTTCATCGGAACGATTGTTATCTTGTCGGCCTTGCTGCCCATGTCGGATGCCAGTGTACTGGAAAGTCCGTTTGTAGCGGTAATGGAGCGGGTGGGTGTACCCTATGCAGCAGACATTATGAACTTTGTTATTCTGACGGCGATTCTCTCTGCTGCCAATTCAGGCCTATATGCATCTTCACGGATGCTCTGGTCTCTGGCTGATAAAAAAACGATCTCCCCTTGGTTTGCCAAATTAACCAAACGCGGAGTACCATTGAATGCACTTCTGATCAGTATGGTCGGTGGTGCGCTGGCGTTGCTGTCGAGCATCATTGCACCAGGTACCGTGTATATTACACTGGTTTCTATTTCAGGTCTGGCTGTCGTTGCGGTATGGATGAGCATCAGTGCCTCCCAATACATGTTCCGCAGACAATATATCCGGGAAGGACATGCGGTCAAAGATCTGGTTTATCGCACACCGTTGTACCCCGTGGTACCGATTGTTTCATTTATATTATGCTTGGCTTCATGCATAGGTATTGCTTTTGACCCGACACAGCGAATTGCGCTGTATTGTGGGGTTCCATTTATCGCAGTGTGTTACGCCGCTTATTATCTGACAGAACGTGCGAACAAGAAAAGAGGACAAGTACATGACGCAAGCAAAACAGATTAA
- a CDS encoding methyl-accepting chemotaxis protein: MEKKDVVTDALVIKAMEKSLAIIRFDLDRRVTYVNEVFAQTMGYTVDEMYGMKHQQLCFGHFVNTPDYDAFWNSIFNGVSFQDKVERKDAKGNSVWLEATYMPVFDEMNQKILGVSKIATNITNRQNNISVVVNELKNMSHELNGQADVGIERSQELMSSISYISEVSASNRATLTHLQEQAGSIQGVVRTIREISSQTQLLALNAAIEAAHAGEFGRGFDIVAKEVKKLSAMVESSINEIRDSVTGITKEISNITGGTKKVEEYVEQSQKRIEIALNDFTAIAASAHLLDAKAEHVTRIV; this comes from the coding sequence ATGGAAAAGAAAGATGTTGTCACCGATGCACTGGTCATCAAGGCGATGGAGAAAAGTCTGGCGATCATTCGATTCGATCTGGATCGACGGGTAACGTATGTGAATGAAGTCTTTGCCCAGACGATGGGATATACAGTTGATGAGATGTATGGCATGAAGCATCAGCAGTTATGCTTCGGGCATTTTGTGAATACCCCGGACTATGACGCTTTTTGGAATAGCATATTTAATGGTGTTAGCTTCCAAGACAAGGTTGAACGCAAGGATGCAAAGGGAAATTCCGTATGGCTTGAGGCGACCTATATGCCAGTCTTTGATGAGATGAACCAAAAAATACTGGGTGTCTCCAAAATCGCCACTAACATTACCAATCGTCAGAACAATATCTCAGTCGTGGTGAATGAATTGAAAAACATGTCCCATGAGCTAAATGGGCAGGCAGATGTAGGTATTGAACGCAGCCAGGAATTAATGTCCAGTATCTCCTATATCTCAGAGGTGTCAGCTTCTAACCGTGCAACGTTGACTCATCTGCAGGAACAGGCCGGATCGATTCAGGGCGTGGTACGAACCATACGCGAGATTTCATCACAGACGCAGTTGCTTGCGTTAAATGCTGCCATTGAAGCTGCGCATGCAGGCGAATTCGGCCGAGGATTCGATATCGTGGCCAAGGAAGTAAAGAAACTGTCCGCCATGGTGGAGAGTTCAATTAATGAGATTCGAGATAGTGTTACTGGAATAACGAAGGAGATTAGTAATATCACAGGCGGTACAAAAAAGGTAGAGGAATATGTCGAGCAGAGCCAGAAGCGGATTGAGATCGCTTTGAATGATTTTACGGCCATTGCTGCATCAGCCCATTTGCTGGACGCCAAAGCAGAGCATGTGACCAGAATTGTATAA
- a CDS encoding response regulator — translation MKAILVDDEPLALNHLAEELERISDLDIIGKYRSPRQALEHIVQVRPNVVFLDIEMPEMSGIELAERVLQQLPATKIVFVTVYDEYAVKAFELNSLDYLLKPLQTERLEKTIHRLLLTSDPTERFPDSQVILHCLGPLQFEKAGCPPITIRWKTFKAQELFSFLLQYRDKPVRKQVLLEQLWPEIEWKRGVTQLYTAIYQIRKQLQAEQVNIQISNLDEGYMLQLNGASLDMDTWEKRVAEAPAVTALTMDLHLQISSLYKGPYLGETTYLWAEMERRRLRNLWLRHEKQIADYYIAAHQDEDAVAHYLKIQRMLPDEENIYVVLMNLYHRLGDRRSVEVQYSLLCRMLSQEMDMLPHPAVQEWFESWKSNRST, via the coding sequence ATGAAAGCGATACTGGTGGATGATGAACCGCTCGCGTTGAATCATCTTGCGGAGGAACTGGAGCGCATTAGCGATCTGGATATTATCGGGAAATACCGCAGTCCCAGGCAGGCTCTGGAGCATATCGTACAGGTTCGACCGAATGTGGTTTTTCTGGATATAGAGATGCCCGAGATGAGCGGGATTGAACTGGCTGAGCGCGTTCTGCAACAACTTCCAGCGACCAAAATTGTATTTGTCACGGTATATGATGAATATGCAGTCAAGGCGTTTGAACTTAATTCTCTGGATTATCTACTGAAACCGTTGCAGACAGAGCGGCTAGAGAAGACGATTCATCGATTGTTGCTAACGTCCGATCCTACTGAACGGTTCCCGGATTCACAGGTTATACTTCATTGCCTTGGTCCATTGCAATTTGAAAAGGCGGGGTGCCCGCCCATCACCATACGATGGAAGACATTCAAAGCCCAGGAACTATTCTCGTTTCTTTTGCAATATCGAGATAAACCTGTTCGCAAGCAGGTGCTGCTTGAACAATTGTGGCCTGAGATTGAATGGAAACGCGGAGTAACCCAGCTCTATACGGCTATCTACCAGATTCGCAAACAGCTACAGGCAGAGCAGGTTAATATCCAGATTTCTAACCTCGATGAAGGATATATGCTGCAATTGAATGGGGCATCCCTGGATATGGACACGTGGGAGAAAAGGGTAGCTGAGGCGCCTGCCGTTACTGCGTTAACGATGGATCTTCATTTACAGATTTCATCTCTTTACAAGGGTCCATATCTGGGGGAAACAACGTATCTGTGGGCCGAAATGGAGCGACGTCGACTGCGCAATCTCTGGCTTCGCCATGAGAAACAAATTGCAGATTATTATATCGCTGCCCATCAGGATGAAGATGCTGTTGCACATTATCTCAAAATACAGCGTATGTTGCCTGATGAGGAAAATATCTATGTGGTTCTGATGAACCTGTATCATCGACTCGGTGATCGACGTTCGGTCGAAGTTCAGTATAGCCTGCTATGCCGTATGTTGAGTCAGGAAATGGATATGCTCCCTCATCCGGCTGTTCAGGAATGGTTCGAAAGCTGGAAATCCAATCGTTCAACCTAA